The genomic DNA CTTGTTCTAACGCCTTCTTTGCCGCTTCTTTTACATCCTCTTGTAACTCTTCCTGACCATAAGAAGCTCGCAAAGATAACTCTATTTCTTCCCTAATAAAAAACGACACTTGATTCCACTGAAATACTTCACCTACGTGATTTACCACATTTTCAGGTAATATATTAAACTTATGAATCGTTTTTAAAGCTTGAATAAACCGCTCCAATTTCACATAATAATGTGCTCTTCGCTTTTCATTTTCATATAATTTTGTTCGCTTTAAGGCCGTTCCGATTTGGAAAGCAACTGATTGGAGCAATACTAATTCTTCTTCCGAAAAATGTGTTTTACCTGGACTAGCTACATTTAAAACACCAAATTTCTCTCCTCCAGCCTTTAAAGGAACCGTAGCATGATGAAGGATTCCTTCTGTATCTCCCCAAATATATTCAATTGCATTATTAATTCTTTTACATTCAATAATATTAACCGCTCGCTCTAATTTCCCATCCACAAAGCCACGTAAACACCAACACTCACCTTCACACATCGGGCGTTTATTTTCATATGTAAGTGCCTCTGGTAACTGGTAATCGATTAACTTCGTATATTTCCCATTTTCATCCGCAAGAAAAATCCAGCCCGTCGTTAGACCTGTTACACTGAGCAATTTTTCTAGCACCGCTTGCAGTACATGGTACATATCATTTGATGTATTTAGTGTTTCTGCAATTTCTTTTAATATAACTAATTCATTTGTACGATTCTCTTGAAACATAATTCGTCTCCTACATACAAGATTTTAAATAGCTCCTCAAATAAATCATCTACTTTTCACTTTGTACTTATTCATAACATTGATATAATGGTGAAAACATAGTTTTCATTATATCACCTGAGGGGGCTTTCATAATGACATTAAATAAAGCACTTACTATCGCTGGTTCTGACACAAGTGGCGGTGCTGGTATACAAGCAGATTTAAAAACATTCCAAGAACTTGGTGTATACGGAATGACATCTCTTACGACAATCGTAACGATGGATCCACATAACGGTTGGGCACATAACGTATTCCCAATCCCAGCTTCTACATTAAAACCACAGTTAGAAACGACAATTGAAGGTGTTGGAGTAGATGCTTTAAAAACAGGTATGCTTGGATCAGTAGAAATTATTGAAATGGTTGCAGAAACAATCGAAAAACATAATTTCAAAAATGTAGTAGTTGACCCTGTTATGGTATGTAAAGGTGCTGATGAAGCATTACATCCTGAAACGAATGATTGCTTACGTGACGTTCTTGTTCCAAAGGCATTAGTTGTAACACCAAACTTATTTGAAGCTTATCAATTAAGTGGTGTGAAAATTAATTCTCTTGAAGACATGAAAGAAGCAGCGAAAAAAATCCACGCTTTAGGTGCGAAATATGTCCTAATTAAAGGCGGTAGCAAGCTTGGTACGGAAACTGCAATCGACGTCCTATATGATGGAGAAACATTTGATCTTTTAGAATCAGAAAAAATTGATACAACAAATACACACGGCGCAGGTTGCACATATTCTGCTGCAATTACAGCAGAGCTTGCAAAAGGAAAATCTGTGAAAGAAGCGGTAAAAACTGCTAAAGAATTTATCACAGCTGCTATTCGTTATTCATTCAAGATCAACGAATACGTAGGCCCAACACATCATGGTGCATATCGTAAATTCGTTGCATCAAAAGAACTTGTCTAACTAAATGAAAACACCCACAGAGTTCATATATTCCCTCTCTGTGGGTGTTTTTTATAAGCTCTTCCGGTCATCTTACCTTTAAGATGCAGAACTGACCTGATTTCTACCATTTCTTTTGGAGTAATATAACGCGTCATCAGCAGCTTGAATAAATTGCTCTGGTGACTGTTCATATACCGAAATTCCTACTGAAACTGTAATTTTTATTTTTGTTCCATTTAACAATTGGAATGAATGTTTCTCAACAGCTGTGCGAACTTGTTCCCCCATACGCATTCCGTAAGTTAATCCCTTCCTCGGTATCAGAAGCGCGAACTCCTCTCCACCCTTTCGGAAGGCCAAATCTGGAAACGTTGAAACTTCTCGTAAAATACGCCCTATTTGTTTTAATACTTCATCTCCTGCAGGATGCCCATACGTATCATTTACATACTTAAAATGATCAATATCTATAAGTAGTAAACAAAGTGAATCATTTTCCATGCGCTTATTACTAATATGACGATTCATCTCTAAGTCAAACTGTCTTACGTTTCCTAAACCTGTTAACGCGTCTATCGTTGCATATTGCTTCATCGTTTGAAATAACTCATTGGATTGTAAAACATAATTTGCACCTATGAATGTTATATAGCCTGTAATAATACTAGAAATTAAATATAATCCCACTATGTTAATATCTTTAATCAACCATATATATAGTGAGGGAATTAGAATAGATAAAATATATGTATGTAACCATGCCCATTTTTCTCCTAGAGAAAGATTTAGACGCGAAATAAAGATACTACCTAATCCTATTGCAATAATTGTATAAAAGGCCACTTGAGACGCTAAGGAATAATCCATAAATAATAACCTAGTTACTAAAATCATACTAACAGTTATAGTACTCGCTATTGGGCCTCCAATTATGACGGCTAGAATAACAGCTAAGTAACGTAAATCTAATAGGATAGTACCAACATGAACACCGAAATACATTAGTAATATACCTAATATTCCAGTAAGAATGCCCACTACACATTTCTGCCAAACAGAGAACCCTTCTTTTAACGGTTTATCTCTTAAAAGCTGACCTCCAATAAAAATAAAGGAAAGAATAATTGTTGTGTTTACAAATAAATCCCTTAACATAAAATAATCTCCCTACTTTTCTATCTATCCCTTTCCTTATTTTATTGTATACGAAGTTCCTATAATTCCCAAAGATTTTTATTTATTTTTTGCTGTTTCACGTGGAACAGCAAAAAATAAAAAAGGACGAAAATTCGTCCTTTTCACTAACAACAGCGCGAGATCTTTCCACCCTTTGCATTAAATCTAGCTTCTTGTGCTTCTGCAAAAAACTGTTTTTGACATACAACATCTTCTTCTGGATGATGCTTTTTCATATGCTCTACATATGTTTCATAGCTTGGCACTCCAACAAGTAAACTAATAAAGTGTTTCCTTTGTCCCCATACTTTCCATAGTCTTTTAAGCATAGTTCCTCGACTCACTTTCATCTCTAGAAATATATGGTGCCTCTTTTAGCGGCATCGGCTTATTTCTTAATACTTGAATCCAAATTCGAATTGCAGAAATTAATACAGCGATTACAACTATCATAAAAATCCCGCAAAGTGCCGCATCAATATAATCATTGAAAATAATTTGCTTCATTTGAGCGACATTTTTAGCTGGCGCTAACACTTTCCCCTCGTCTAATGCTCCTTGAAACACCTTTGCGTGGGATAGAAATCCTATTTTAGGGTTTTCATGAAATAGCTTTTGATAACCCGCCGTCATCGTTACAATAAGCAATCCGACAGTTGGAATAAGCGTCACCCAAACATATGCCTTTTTCCCCATTTTGAACAAAATTGTCGTTCCAAGTAATAATGCAATACCTGCTAACATTTGGTTTGCAATACCGAAAAGTGGCCATAATGTATTAATTCCACCAAGCGGATCAACTACCCCTTGATATAAGAAATAGCCCCATCCTAATACACATAACGTTGTAGCTATTACATTTGCTAATGTAGAATCCGTTTTCCCAAATGGCTTATATACATGCCCTAAAATATCTTGAATCATAAATCGGCCTACACGCGTTCCAGCATCAATCGTTGTTAAAATGAATAACGCTTCAAAGAGAATCGCAAAATGATACCAAAATGCCATCATGGCCGTTCCACCTATTACTTGTGAGAAAATATATGCCATACCTATCGCTAACGTTGGCGCACCACCTGTACGTGATAAAATCGTTTGCTCTCCAACATTTACAGCGAGATCTTTTAGTTCATTTGGTGTAATAGCAAATCCCCATGAGGAAATAACTTGAGCTGCCTGTGAGACATCTGTACCGATAAGTGCTGCGGGACTATTAATTGCAAAATAAGTTCCCGGTGTTAATACACAAGCTGCAATCATCGCCATCGCCGCTACAAATGACTCCATTAACATCGCTCCATAACCGATTGGCTGTGCGTGTCCCTCTTGCTCAATCATCTTCGGCGTCGTACCTGATGAAACGAGAGCATGGAATCCAGACACTGCACCACAAGCAATAGTAATAAATAAGAACGGGAATAAGTTTCCAGAGAACACAGGACCAGTTCCATCAATAAATTTCGAAACTGCTGGCATTTGTAGCTCTGGTGCTACAATTAAAATACCGATTGCTAATCCTACAATTGTTCCGACTTTTAAAAATGTGCTTAAATAATCACGTGGTGCTAAAAGCATCCAAACTGGTAATGCCGATGCGATAAATCCATATACAATAAGCATAATAGCAATTGTTTCGCCGCTATATGTAAACATGCTTGCAAGTGCTGGATTCTCCGCTACATACTGCCCTCCAATAAGAGACAGTATAAGTAGGATAATTCCGATTGCCGACCCTTCACCAACCCGTCCAGGCCTAATGTAGCGCATATACACTCCCATTAAAATAGCGATAGGAATCGTTGCTGCTATTGTAAACATTCCCCAAGGACTTCCGACAAGCGCCTTTACTACTACTAATGCTAATACCGCTAATAAAATAATCATAATGCCTAAAATACCGATCATTGCAATAAGTCCTGTAACAGGACCAATCTCATCTTTAATCATTTCTCCTAAAGATTTACCATTACGTCTCATCGAAGCAAATAAAATTACAAAATCTTGCACAGCTCCAGCGACAACTACACCAACAATAATCCATATTGTCCCTGGTAAATATCCCATTTGTGCCGCCAAAATTGGTCCTACTAAAGGCCCAGCCCCAGCAATTGCTGCAAAATGATGCCCAAATAATACCCACTTATTTGTCGGAACATAATCTTTTCCATCATTTAATGTATGGGCTGGCGTTTGCCGATTATTATCTAAACCGAATACCTTTCTCGCTATAAATCTACTATAAAAGCGATAAGCAACTGCATACACACATACCGCAGCTACTAAGAGCCATACGGCATTAATAGTTTCACCTTGTGATAAAGCTATTACACCAAAAGCACCTGCTCCTACTGCTGCAATAACTCCCCAAAGTAAAATCGACTTCAATGTTCTCACATACAATCCCCCCAATACTATTTCTTAGTGGGATTGTACTAAATTTTCTGAATATTTAACTTGAATCCTCCCTATCATGAAGGATTTTTAGTTTATCATGTTAAAAAGTTCGCATTATCTGCTACAATTCAATTTTATTTCGAAGTCGTTTCACATAATTACGACTAACTGGAATCGGTTGCTCATCATATTTATCTAAATACAGATTATATGTGCCATTATAATAAGGTTTTAGTTCTTGTACATATGACATATTAATTAAATAACTTTTATGCACACGTAAAAAATCATATGCATTTAGCTTATTTTCCAGCTCCTGAAGTGTATATGTTGAAATATACTGATTATTTGTTGTATAAATTGAAACCGTTTTGTTTTCCTTATTTTTGCTTATATATACAATATCATCAGGGGAAACATACCTAATCCCCTCTTGACCTTCTATCGGTAGTTTTCGCAAATAACTCTTTGCTTTCTCGCCTTGCTCTTTACCCATTCTATATAAAAGGAATTGCAAATCTTCTTCGCGAAATGGGCGTAGTAAATAATAAACTGCTTGAAAACGAAATGCTGTAATGGACTCTTCTATATCTTCACCCATAAAAATAAATTTCGTATAACAATTTACTTCCCGTAATAAACTCGCATATTCAAAACCTGTTCCATCTAGTAATTTGGAATTTAAAAAAACAAAATCTGGTGTATGCTTCTTCATCATAAATAATGATTCTGTTCCTGTATTTGCTTCAAAACATTCTACATTCCTTATATTTTCAGTAAATTTTTCAACTAAACTTCTTCGCTCTTCTGCTTCTTCCATGATTAGTAAAATTTTCATTTCTTCAACCACCTAATTCTTTTGTCCGTATGTCCTGTTGTATACATTCGCTTTTATAAGGAACATTCCCTTTTTCTTACTATACCATTACCTATCTAAAAAAACAGAAAAAAGGGAACCACCACGGTTCCCCCTGCCTTTTTATTCCGTTATTTGTAGGCAGTAAAAATCACTGAATGCGAAAACATGAGCCCTTATTTTTACTGCTCTAAAACACAATTGGTACTGGCCAATAATCAGATCACTCACTGATTAAAGTTTTACCTTATACCAATTCTCGTTGCTTCGTTTCTTGCCCAAGTACAATTACAGCAACTACGCCAATTAAAATTGATCCACAGAAAATCGTAAATATTAGTGATAATGAAGCCTGTGAAGCAACTAAGTATCCTACTAATAAAGGCCCAAGAATACCACCAATACGACCGAATGCTGCTGCCATCCCTGCACCTGTACCACGAATAACCGTTGGATACTGTTCAGGTGTATAAGCATATAATGCACCCCAAGCACCTAAATTAAAGAAGGATAGTAACATGCCTGCTACGATTAGTACCGTTAATGACTCTGCCACTCCAAACAAGTAAGCACTGCACGCTGTACCGATCAAATACGTAACTAAAACAAACTTACGACCAAGACGTTCAATAAACCAAGCAGCAGTGAAATACCCTGGCAATTGAGCTAACGTCATAATAAGTACGTATTGGAAACTTTTTATTAAACTAAATCCTTTTAATACCATTACACTAGGTAACCAAAGGAACATTCCATAATAGGAAAAGACAACAGAAAACCATAGAATCCATAACATAATTGTTGCCCTACGATATTCCCCAGACCAAACTGACTTTATATTTTCGATAACAGATGGTCTTTTTTCAACCTTTTGGAATCTCGGAGAATCTGGCAAATTCCATCTTAAATATAAAGCATATAGTGCCGGAACCGCACTCAATACCATCGCCACTTCCCAACCATATTTCGGGATAACAAAATACGAGATAAGAGCTGCAATTAGCCATCCACCTGCCCAAAAACTTTCTAATAGCACAACTATTTTTCCACGTTCATGTGCTTCAACGCTCTCTGATACTAATGTAGAAGCAACTGGAAGTTCTCCACCAAGCCCCATACCAATTAAAAATCGTAAAACAAGGAACATCGCAAGTGTCGTCGTTAAAGCAGTTAAACCACTACCGATAGAAAATAGTAATAATGTAATAATAAAGACTGATTTCCGCCCTATTTTATCTGATAGTATTCCAAAAACGAGCGCCCCGACTGCCATACCAATTGAATTAATGCTGCCTATCCAGCCCATTTCTTGCGTACTTAATCCCCAATCTTTTTGCAACGCTACCATTACAAATGAAAGCATTCCAACATCCATTGCATCAAATAACCATCCAAGCCCCGCTATACCAAGTAGCTTTCGCTTCGAAATTTCTTTCACCTTGCCCACAAGAAGTCCTCCTTACACAGCTGTCTTTACACATCATTTTACATGTGTGAATTGTATAAGTAAAATACTTTGTAAAAAATTCTCCTTCATCATTCCCAAAAAGCCAAATACATATCCCACTATTTGAGGGCCGTAAGAACCCTACCTCAAAATTCAGCTGGAGCAAAGAAGTTAGACTGAAAATATACTGTCATGAAACGCCCGATTATTGAGGGGCAACAATCAGTATTAGATAAACAAAACTTCAATTTATCAAAAATAGCCAAATAAAAAAGTAGCGATATTCCGCTACTTTTTCGAACGCATGATTTCTTTTAAAAATTCCGCTAATACTAACTGACGGCGCCAGCGCGTTGGATTACTACACAATCTATAAAACCACTCTAAATGGATCGCTTGAATCCATTTTGGTGCACGTTTTACCTCTCCAGCCCATACGTCTAAACTTCCACCTACTCCAACAGCCATTTTCGTTTCTAAACGATACTTATTAGTTTGGATAAAGTTCTCTTGTCTTGGGAAACCAAGTGCGACAAGTAATAGATCTGGTTTTACTTCTTGAATACGAGAAACGATATTCTCTTCTTCTTCTTGTTTAAAATACCCATCTTGTATACCTACAATAGATACAGCTGAATACGTCTTCGTTAAATGATCTGCTGCAGCTTGTACTACATGCGGTTTTGCACCAAGTAAGAAAACAGATACCGGTTTATTCTCTTCTGATAGCTTCGCAAATAAATTACACATTAAATCAAAACCTGCTACACGTTCCTTTAAAGGTGTACCTAGCATACCACTTGCTTTTACAACTCCAATACCATCAGGTGTAATTAAATCTGTATTTAATAATGTTTTATGGAATGTTTCATCCTTTTTTGCACACATAACAATTTCAGGATTCGCTGTTACTACCTGAAAAGTATGCGTTCGCTCCAATTCTAGTTGTCCCTTCAAATATTGGATTGTTTCATCCATTGTCATTGTAGAAAAAGGAACACCTAGAATATCAACCGTTTTTACTTCCATGATTAACTATCCTCTCTATTTCAGTAAAAGTTTTTTATATGCATTATAAGTATCTTCATACAAATTCTTTAGCGAGAAATGAGTAGATGCGTGATTATATAAACGATTTCCCATCGCTTCTAATTCACCATTCAACCATTTTTCGTAAGCATTTTCTAATGCGTTTGCTAATGAATCCGCATCACCAATCGGTACAATCCATCCATACGTATCATCAACTATTAACTTTCTCATATCGCCTACATTTGTTGCAATAGACGTTAAGCGTTGATTAGCCGCTTCTAATAAAACGAGAGGGAAACTTTCGCTATAAGAGGTTAACAAATTAATGTGTGCAGATGCATATAATTCTTTTGAATCTGTACGAAAACCTAGAAACATTACTTTATCCTCTAGACCCTTTTGTTTCACCATCTCTTTTAATTCTACTTCTATAGGACCATCACCAAGCAAGAGTACCTTTATATTGGGAATTTTAATTTTTTGTAATGCTTCAAATAAAATATCATGACCTTTAACAGGATGAAGACGCGCTACTTGAATAGCTGTAAATACTCCTTCATCGATGCCAAATTCACTCTTATCATAAGGTTTTACCGGATTACTATCATACTCAATTCCATTATAAACCGTACAAATCTTTTCTTCTGGTACACCTAGTTTTATTATGTTTCTCTTAAAGTTCTCCGTAATTGCAAAGAACAAATCTACCTTCCTGAAAGAACGTAAATTTAACTTCGTAAATACCCATCCTTTTAATCCCCTCTTCATAAAATCCAAAGTTGGATCACTGTGGACAGTCATTATCCATTTCGCTTTTATACCTTTTTTCAAGAGGGAGAGATAGAAATTTGCTCGTGCGCCATGTGTATGCACAATGTCAAATTGATTTTCATTAATAAATGCTTTTATTTTTGAAAGAATTGATAGGTCGTACCGAGATGATTGGGTAAAAACATGCACTTGAATGCCAAGGTTTCTCGCCTCTCTAGCAATTGCACCTTCTTCAAATACCATTAATTCCACTTCTTCCTTTGAAAATTGAGATAAAAGTGAAATAATATGTGTTTTTCCCCCACCTTCTTCTGCACCAGCATTCATATGCAACACTTTCATTTCTTACATCCCCCATTTTTTTCTTTTTATTTACTATAACAAAATAAAAGCTAACATATGCTAGCTTTTATTTTTCTATCATTCAATTTCCAGGTCAACTATTAAATATGCCATGATTACTACTAAGTAGAAACTCACTCCAGGTGCAATTAAAATATGACCAGCCATGAATGAAATACCTAATCCGAGAAGTATCGCTGCAATCACCATTGCATATTTCACAGTGAATATTTGTTTAAATTTAGTAAATATACATGCAATAAATTTAATACCAAAGTATAAAAATGGAATTACAAGTAAAATGAACCCTATGATTCCGAAAGAATAGAACCAATCATGGAAGTCACGTTCAATTAACTTCGGCTGTTCTTTATAGTTACCGGCGTAACCCATTCCTAATAATTTTTGAGACATTGGAGCTTCATTATAGAAATCTTTATACATCTGTTCAAATAATTGACGCCCACTAAAAATAAGAGCTTGCGTTTCTTCTTTTTTCTCCGCTACTTTTTCTTTTTCTTTCTCTTTTTCCTTTTCTTTCTCTGTCACAGGAGGTTTATGCTCTTTAGCTTCCTCCTTCTTTTTCTCTTCCTTTTTCACACTCTGTTCTTGTTCAATCAATTGGAAATGAAATCCCATATTTTTCATAAATGGTGAAAAAGGTGTATATGCCAATATGCCTACAAATACAGTCATTGCAAGAAAACCATTTAATAAATAGGCATGTTTCTTTCCACCTTTACGTTGTGTAAATGCTTGAATAAAGCACATAACAACTGCGATAGCCATTGATCCAAAGATTGCTCCTACGCCAACCTTTGTTCCAATTGCAAATAGTGAATAAACAACTAAAATTGAAGGAATCCAATAGTACGCTTTACCTATACTTTTTGTTTTTTCAATTGAATACAAAATAACAATTGGACACATGATGGCTAAAATAGATCCTAGCTCGTTACCTGCATAAAACCAACCGCGTGATCCTAATTTTACCCATTCATAACTATTATAATCTGTTCCAGTAGTAATCGAAGCTACCATTACTACCCCTATAATTAGTGATGCATACGTAATGTAGTCACGCATTTTTGAATTTGAATGGCTTTTTTCTTTTAAAGACTTGAATACAAACACATAACAAGTAAGCATAACAAAAGGATATAAAGCTTTTGCTATAAATTTAATTTCTTCTGTAAGTACCATAGGGTTTTTTGTAAGCTTGTTATTTACCAATCCGATTGTAAAGACTATCCCTACTAAGATTATATACAATATATATTTTATATTTCCTTGTTTCTTCGTTTGAATTAAAATATATATCCCGCTTAGGAACATAACGAATAAGCGTGTAATAACTCCAATGGTCGTATCAATTTTTAAAACCATGATACAGAACGCTGTAAGCAAATCTAAAATCGGTTGCAACAAAATAAAGATTAGTAGAAAATTTTCAAATTTATTACTTTTACTATTTTCGCTTAACATCTAGAACCTCCATAACTATTACCTAATTTCAATCTATACAGTTAATATTTTTTTCTCATCTCAAATATTTATTATAACATATATTTTTTAATTAAACGTCTCACATTTCTACCCCAACCTTACCTTACAGAAAAAAGATTATTTGTATTTTCAAGCGCTTTCTTTCCTCATTTTTTCTTTTTTTCTACATGTAACGAAAATGCATTGTTATTTACATAACTTTAGTGTATATTTTTTCTCTGGAACATCTTTAGGAGGAAGGGATTACAGCAATGTTATTAATCGACATATTTACGTTTCTTGGCATTATCGCCGCTGCTATTTCCGGTACATTAGTTGGTTTAAAAAAAGATTTAGATTTATTCGGTGTCCTTTGTTTAGCTGTAGCTACTGCGCTCGGCGGCGGTATT from Bacillus basilensis includes the following:
- the cstA gene encoding carbon starvation CstA family protein, with translation MRTLKSILLWGVIAAVGAGAFGVIALSQGETINAVWLLVAAVCVYAVAYRFYSRFIARKVFGLDNNRQTPAHTLNDGKDYVPTNKWVLFGHHFAAIAGAGPLVGPILAAQMGYLPGTIWIIVGVVVAGAVQDFVILFASMRRNGKSLGEMIKDEIGPVTGLIAMIGILGIMIILLAVLALVVVKALVGSPWGMFTIAATIPIAILMGVYMRYIRPGRVGEGSAIGIILLILSLIGGQYVAENPALASMFTYSGETIAIMLIVYGFIASALPVWMLLAPRDYLSTFLKVGTIVGLAIGILIVAPELQMPAVSKFIDGTGPVFSGNLFPFLFITIACGAVSGFHALVSSGTTPKMIEQEGHAQPIGYGAMLMESFVAAMAMIAACVLTPGTYFAINSPAALIGTDVSQAAQVISSWGFAITPNELKDLAVNVGEQTILSRTGGAPTLAIGMAYIFSQVIGGTAMMAFWYHFAILFEALFILTTIDAGTRVGRFMIQDILGHVYKPFGKTDSTLANVIATTLCVLGWGYFLYQGVVDPLGGINTLWPLFGIANQMLAGIALLLGTTILFKMGKKAYVWVTLIPTVGLLIVTMTAGYQKLFHENPKIGFLSHAKVFQGALDEGKVLAPAKNVAQMKQIIFNDYIDAALCGIFMIVVIAVLISAIRIWIQVLRNKPMPLKEAPYISRDESESRNYA
- the pdxK gene encoding pyridoxine/pyridoxal/pyridoxamine kinase; translation: MTLNKALTIAGSDTSGGAGIQADLKTFQELGVYGMTSLTTIVTMDPHNGWAHNVFPIPASTLKPQLETTIEGVGVDALKTGMLGSVEIIEMVAETIEKHNFKNVVVDPVMVCKGADEALHPETNDCLRDVLVPKALVVTPNLFEAYQLSGVKINSLEDMKEAAKKIHALGAKYVLIKGGSKLGTETAIDVLYDGETFDLLESEKIDTTNTHGAGCTYSAAITAELAKGKSVKEAVKTAKEFITAAIRYSFKINEYVGPTHHGAYRKFVASKELV
- a CDS encoding diguanylate cyclase, whose product is MLRDLFVNTTIILSFIFIGGQLLRDKPLKEGFSVWQKCVVGILTGILGILLMYFGVHVGTILLDLRYLAVILAVIIGGPIASTITVSMILVTRLLFMDYSLASQVAFYTIIAIGLGSIFISRLNLSLGEKWAWLHTYILSILIPSLYIWLIKDINIVGLYLISSIITGYITFIGANYVLQSNELFQTMKQYATIDALTGLGNVRQFDLEMNRHISNKRMENDSLCLLLIDIDHFKYVNDTYGHPAGDEVLKQIGRILREVSTFPDLAFRKGGEEFALLIPRKGLTYGMRMGEQVRTAVEKHSFQLLNGTKIKITVSVGISVYEQSPEQFIQAADDALYYSKRNGRNQVSSAS
- a CDS encoding O-antigen ligase family protein, whose protein sequence is MLSENSKSNKFENFLLIFILLQPILDLLTAFCIMVLKIDTTIGVITRLFVMFLSGIYILIQTKKQGNIKYILYIILVGIVFTIGLVNNKLTKNPMVLTEEIKFIAKALYPFVMLTCYVFVFKSLKEKSHSNSKMRDYITYASLIIGVVMVASITTGTDYNSYEWVKLGSRGWFYAGNELGSILAIMCPIVILYSIEKTKSIGKAYYWIPSILVVYSLFAIGTKVGVGAIFGSMAIAVVMCFIQAFTQRKGGKKHAYLLNGFLAMTVFVGILAYTPFSPFMKNMGFHFQLIEQEQSVKKEEKKKEEAKEHKPPVTEKEKEKEKEKEKVAEKKEETQALIFSGRQLFEQMYKDFYNEAPMSQKLLGMGYAGNYKEQPKLIERDFHDWFYSFGIIGFILLVIPFLYFGIKFIACIFTKFKQIFTVKYAMVIAAILLGLGISFMAGHILIAPGVSFYLVVIMAYLIVDLEIE
- a CDS encoding YbdD/YjiX family protein, producing the protein MLKRLWKVWGQRKHFISLLVGVPSYETYVEHMKKHHPEEDVVCQKQFFAEAQEARFNAKGGKISRCC
- a CDS encoding LytTR family DNA-binding domain-containing protein, which produces MKILLIMEEAEERRSLVEKFTENIRNVECFEANTGTESLFMMKKHTPDFVFLNSKLLDGTGFEYASLLREVNCYTKFIFMGEDIEESITAFRFQAVYYLLRPFREEDLQFLLYRMGKEQGEKAKSYLRKLPIEGQEGIRYVSPDDIVYISKNKENKTVSIYTTNNQYISTYTLQELENKLNAYDFLRVHKSYLINMSYVQELKPYYNGTYNLYLDKYDEQPIPVSRNYVKRLRNKIEL
- a CDS encoding MFS transporter, with product MGKVKEISKRKLLGIAGLGWLFDAMDVGMLSFVMVALQKDWGLSTQEMGWIGSINSIGMAVGALVFGILSDKIGRKSVFIITLLLFSIGSGLTALTTTLAMFLVLRFLIGMGLGGELPVASTLVSESVEAHERGKIVVLLESFWAGGWLIAALISYFVIPKYGWEVAMVLSAVPALYALYLRWNLPDSPRFQKVEKRPSVIENIKSVWSGEYRRATIMLWILWFSVVFSYYGMFLWLPSVMVLKGFSLIKSFQYVLIMTLAQLPGYFTAAWFIERLGRKFVLVTYLIGTACSAYLFGVAESLTVLIVAGMLLSFFNLGAWGALYAYTPEQYPTVIRGTGAGMAAAFGRIGGILGPLLVGYLVASQASLSLIFTIFCGSILIGVVAVIVLGQETKQRELV
- a CDS encoding WecB/TagA/CpsF family glycosyltransferase, producing the protein MEVKTVDILGVPFSTMTMDETIQYLKGQLELERTHTFQVVTANPEIVMCAKKDETFHKTLLNTDLITPDGIGVVKASGMLGTPLKERVAGFDLMCNLFAKLSEENKPVSVFLLGAKPHVVQAAADHLTKTYSAVSIVGIQDGYFKQEEEENIVSRIQEVKPDLLLVALGFPRQENFIQTNKYRLETKMAVGVGGSLDVWAGEVKRAPKWIQAIHLEWFYRLCSNPTRWRRQLVLAEFLKEIMRSKK
- a CDS encoding glycosyltransferase family 4 protein; amino-acid sequence: MKVLHMNAGAEEGGGKTHIISLLSQFSKEEVELMVFEEGAIAREARNLGIQVHVFTQSSRYDLSILSKIKAFINENQFDIVHTHGARANFYLSLLKKGIKAKWIMTVHSDPTLDFMKRGLKGWVFTKLNLRSFRKVDLFFAITENFKRNIIKLGVPEEKICTVYNGIEYDSNPVKPYDKSEFGIDEGVFTAIQVARLHPVKGHDILFEALQKIKIPNIKVLLLGDGPIEVELKEMVKQKGLEDKVMFLGFRTDSKELYASAHINLLTSYSESFPLVLLEAANQRLTSIATNVGDMRKLIVDDTYGWIVPIGDADSLANALENAYEKWLNGELEAMGNRLYNHASTHFSLKNLYEDTYNAYKKLLLK